One window from the genome of Nicotiana sylvestris chromosome 9, ASM39365v2, whole genome shotgun sequence encodes:
- the LOC138877749 gene encoding uncharacterized protein, whose protein sequence is MSAPPRNWKGQFTARSPLFNDQYYSWWKNMMRDYIIGEDYELCDIITDGPLATLKKNAEGVEVLKIRADCTTEDLRKWEKNAKAKKCLVCGLGPDEYSKIQSCTTAKEIWDTLQVANEGTPQVKRSRGALLRQTMKIDVPKKERSMTLKITESSLEDDEIDMITKDFKKYLRRGNGPSRSGSYNKPKERAEQRNRKKEHVQPKKTKGSTKAMVAAWGESSNESSDDEDGDEHTLMAIGESDEETKVSVIHLKDKIKFLSKERLSELLLDLIDEYEDVNNEKEQLSKECVILKAKCKNLELKVSETVSENTVLKNQVLALNSNVLELRSENLKLKLGTGKKTFDCTQLTLEENVGKLKDELYKRDEQVRIPKEDLSKVKHDLDRTCKWDRSSDALSWVQEHHSSNRRGLGFGNLSPKWDPKSKYLTLPKNKICTHCGKTCHFKSECTSREKAQVKGSSQIWYMDSGCSKQMIGNKNQFLSLEDLKRGDVSFENGKKGEIIGVGKVGKTDSHSIENVYLIDGLKYSLISVSQLYDSGNMVAFTSTKYFVINLTTDKIVLQGKRVNNIYVVHLSTLTENELTCLSVLDNDPLFWHKRLGHASLSQLNKLVSKDLVIGLPNIKFKEDKLCEACASGKQV, encoded by the exons atgagtgcaccacctagaAACTGGAAAGGGCAATTCACTGCTAGGTCACCACTCTTCAACGACCAATATTACTCCTGGTGGAAAAACATGATGAGAGATTATATCATAGGAGAGGACTATGAGCTATGTGACATTATCACTGATGGTCCTCTGGCTACCctgaagaaaaatgctgaaggTGTAGAAGTGCTAAAGATAAGAGCTGACTGCACTACTGAGGATTTGAGaaaatgggagaagaatgccaaAGCCAAGAAATGTCTTGTTTGTGGACTTGGTCCAGATGAGTATAGTAAAAtccaaagttgtaccactgctaaggaaatttGGGACACTCTGCAAGTGGCcaatgaaggaacacctcaagtgaagaggtccagaggagCTCTACT gaggcaaaccatgaagatagATGTACCTAAGAAGGAAAGGAGCATGACACTCAAAATCACTGAAAGTTCTCTAGAAGATGATGAAATAGATatgatcacaaaggacttcaagaagtacctaaggaGAGGAAATGGTCcttcaagaagtggaagctacAACAAGCCAAAG gaaagagctgaacaaaggaacaggaagaaggaacatgtTCAACCCAAGAAAACCAAAGGATCAACCAAGGCTATGGTCGCTGCTTGGGGAGAAAGTTCAAATGAAAGCTCAGATGATGAAGATGGGGATGAACACacacttatggccattggagaatctgATGAGGAAACTAAGGTAAGtgtaattcatctcaaagacaagattaaatttttgtctaaagaaaggctatctgagTTACTTCTAGATCTAATTGATGAATATGAGGATGTAAATAATGAAAAAGAACAACTATCTAAAGAATGTGTGATCTTGAAAGCAAAGTGCAAAAACCTGGAACTTAAGGTTAGTGAAACTGTAAGTGAAAATACCGtcttgaagaaccaggttcttgcaCTTAATTCAAATGTCCTAGAACTTAGATCGGAAAatctaaaactgaaattaggaacaggtaaaaagACATTTGATTGCACACAACTCACTCTAGAAGAAAATGTAGGTAAattgaaagatgagttgtataagagGGATGAGCAGGTAAGAATTCCAAAGGAGGATCTAAGCAAAGTCAAGCATGATCTGGATAGAACTTGTAAATGGGATAGGTCCTCCGATGCACTTTCATGGGTACAGGAACATCATAGTAGTAACAGAAGAGGACTTGGCTTTGGGAATCTTTCACCAAaatgggatcccaaaagcaagtatctcacacttcctaagaacaagatttgcacacactgtggtaaaACATGTCACTTTAAAAGTGAATGCACTTCAAGAGAAAAG GCCCAAGTGAAGGGGAGTAGCCagatatggtacatggatagtggatgCTCAAAGCAAATGATAGGTaataagaaccagttcctttcacttgaggacctcaaaagAGGTGATGTATCCTTtgaaaatgggaagaaaggtgagatcattggggttggaaaggtaggtaagactgattctcactctattgagaatgtatACTTGATAGATGGACTGAAGTACAGTCTAATAAGTGTATCACAATTGTATGATAGTGGTAAcatggtagcattcacctctaccaaatactttgtgattaatcttaccactgacaagattgttttgcagggaaaaagagtgaaCAACATATATGTTGTACATTTGTCCACACTTACAGAAAATGAACttacttgcttaagtgtgttggataatgatcctctcttttggcacaagagacttggacatgccagtctgagtcaactcaacaaattagtctccaaggacctagTGATAGGTCTGCCTAACATTAAGTTCAAGGAAGATAAactttgtgaggcttgtgcaagcgGGAAGCAAGTATGA
- the LOC138877750 gene encoding protein pxr1-like — MVSSKTKQVTYGPKVTPETISEVAMNLESRFVLVGSIPGVETTKSERVGESGAMSVWGEESVGMEEGMRKIGGSGSEEAVEGLVQLGNFFDEPVPSEQETLVDLLKRVAESYNLKKKGSSGVKTPSTARENKKRKAVSYILVKIPPIRGRAKKSQKKQSEAELEKALEESKRKATAKGKKKVVEPVEAVEIDKMYLALRDEDETEEVEVLTPNAKKAKTSTKKSISKSKSVEPSTLASEMKPLVR; from the exons ATGGTTTCTTCTAAGACTAAACAGGTAACATATGGCCCTAAAGTTACTCCTGAAACTATCTCTGAGGTTGCTATGAATTTGGAGAGTAGGTTTGTGCTGGTAGGATCTATACCAGGTGTTGAAACTACTAAGTCCGAAAGGgttggtg AATCAGGAGCTATGTCAGTTTGGGGTGAGGAATCTGTTGGaatggaggagggtatgagaaAAATAGGGGGAAGTGGGTCTGAAGAAGCTGTTGAGGGGCTAGTTCAACTAGGGAATTTTTTTGATGAACCTGTTCCATCTGAACAGGAAACCCTTGTAGACCTACTAAAAAGGGTGGCTGAAAGTTAcaatctaaagaagaaaggaagttcaGGAGTTAAAACCCCTAGCACTGCTagagaaaataagaaaaggaagGCTGTCTCTTATATCCTTGTAAAAATTCCTCCCATAAGAGGAAGAGCTAAAAAGAGTCAGAAGAAGCAGAGCGAGGCAGAGCTGGAGAAAGCCTtagaagaaagtaaaagaaaagctACTGCTAAGGGAAAGAAGAAGGTGGTTGAGCCTGTTGAGGCTGTTGAAATTGATAAGATGTACCTAGCCCTTCGAGATGAAGATGAGACAGAAGAAGTGGAGGTTCTGACTCCTAATGCTAAGAAAGCCAAAACTTCTACAAAGAAGTCTATTTCAAAGTCAAAGTCTGTTGAACCATCCACTTTGGCTAGTGAGATGAAGCCACTAGTGAGATGA